The genome window GGACCGGATCTGTGAAATGCTGGAAGTCGACCGGGAGAAGAAGGTGCGGGAGCTGTCGCTTGGCAACCGGAAAAAAGTGAGTATCGTGTGTGCAATGCAGCACAAACCGAGGCTTCTTGTCTTAGATGAACCGACTTCGGGGCTTGATCCTTTGATGCAGGAAGTATTTTTTAAACTGATCCTGGAATATAACCGGCAAGGGACCACATGCTTTCTTTCGTCGCATGTGCTTTCGGAAGTGAAACGGTATTGCCGTAATGCGGCGATCATCAGGGAAGGGGTGGTGATTCGCCAGGATACGGTGGAGAATCTGACACGGACGAATGTGCGCAAGGTGAAAGTGCGGCATGATGGAAAGGAAGAGCGGTTCGTGTATACAGGAGAGATGGGAGAACTGCTTCAGCGTCTTGGAAAAATGAATGTGGAGGACCTGTTGATAGAGGAACCTTCTTTGGACGAGGTGTTTATGCATTATTATGACTCCAAAGAGGAAGAGGGCGGTGTGATGTCTGCGGAAAAAGGAGGAGAGCATGGTAATATTTAAGCATGAATTAAAAATGAATTTAAAATCGCTTTTGATATGGTCGGTTTGTGTGGGATTTACCTGTTTTGGCTGTCTGATTTTGTTTGGCAGTCTGGAAGAGTCCATAGAAGAAATGGCGGGGGCCTATTCGAATATGGGAGCCCTGTCGACGGCGATCGGATTGGATAAAATCAGTATTGCGACGATAGAAGGATTCTATGCGACGGAGATTGGGCTGATTTTTGCCATAGGAGGCGCGATGTTTGCTGCGATGACAGCGGTGGTGATGCTGGCAAAAGAGGAGGAGGGGCATACCGCGGAATTCTTGTATACGCTGCCGCTGGGAAGAGGGAGAGTGGCAGTGGAAAAGTATGCGGCAATGCTCGCGCTGGTTCTGCTTTTTAATGGGATTTGTATTTTGTGGTCGGTGGCGGGATTTGTGCTTGCAGGCGACCTGCCGCCCGGGAAGGAATTCGGACTATATCATGCGGCTCAGCTTCTGATGCAGCTGGAGGTGGGAAGTGTCTGTTTTTTGATTTCCGCAGTCAGCCGGAAGAAACAGGTGGGAGCGGCTCTGGGGTTTGCCGTCTTCCTGTACGTGATGGATTTGGTATGCAGGCTGATACCGGATATGGAAAATCTGAAATATGTGACACCATACTATTTTTCTAATGCGGCGGACATTTTTACGGAAAAGGCGGTGGACCAGGTGATGGCGGGGATTGGGGCCGTTGTCCTGGTCGTTTCGGCAGTAGCGGCGTTTGGAATATATACAAGAAGAGATCTTATGGCTTAGAAAATGTCCAAATATGGGCAAGATGATTTCCGAAAATGGACAAATATATTTCCAAAAATGGAAATATAGGTTGACAAAGTGAGACGGAAAGTATAAAATATATCCATAAAAGGAAAGAAGGGAAAATATGGATATTAATGATCTTAAAAAGCTGAAACTGGAAAAAGGGATTACCAATCAGGATATTGCAGAATTATCCGGAATTCCACTAAGCACTATAAATAAGATTTTTTCAGGTGCAACAAAGAACCCGCGTTACGCCACACTTCTGGCGATCGAGCAGGTTCTCACTATAAAAGAGAAGATTCCGTTCACTTATGATCTTATCAAGGAAGAGCCCATGCTGATAAGAGAGAGTCCGGTTCCCTATATGTATCATGCGAGGACGTACCAGAATGAAGATATTGAGAAACTGGAGGAGGTGCGGGCGGAGCTGATCAACGGATATCTCTATATGCTGGCCGCACCAAGCAGAAGACACCAAAGGATACTGACTAAATTACTTTTTCAAATTGAAGGACATATTCAAAAAAATAATGGCAAGTGCCAGGTCTATCCCGCACCGTTTGACGTGCGGATTTTTGGAGATAACAGCACGGTCGTTCAGCCGGATCTTTCGGTGATCTGTAAGACGGAGATGCTGACCGACAAGGGGTGTACGGGCGCGCCCGACTGGTTGATCGAGATCGCGTCGGAGAGCAATGCTTCCCACGATTATGTGACGAAGATGATGCAGTATCAGAAGGCAGGAGTGCGGGAATATTGGATCGTGGACCCTCGGGAAGATGTGGTCTATGTATACAATTTTGAAAATCCCGCGAAGACGGGAAAATATACGTTTGACGATGAGATACCGAGCGGCGTCCTGGAAGGATTGCGGATTAAGATAGAAGTGTAGGAGGAAAGAATATGGCGAAGATCAGACCATTTTGTGGAGTGCGTCCGGCAGGTGAGCTCGCAGAGCAGATTGCGGCACTTCCGTATGATGTATACAGCAGCAGTGAGGCAAGAGAAATCGTGGAAAAGAATCCCCTGTCGTTCCTGAAGATCGACAGAGCGGAGACACAGTTCCCGAAGGGAACAGACATGTATTCCGAGCAGGTATATGATCGTGCCAGAGATACGCTTTATGGTATGAAAGAGAGCGGGGAGTTTGTCCAAGATGAGGGACCCTGCTATTATATTTACGCGCTGACGATGGAGGGAAGAACACAGACGGGACTAGTGTGCTGTGTGTCGATTGATGATTATTTGAACGATGTTGTGAAAAAGCATGAGAATACCCGTGAGGAGAAAGAACTTGACCGTATTCGTCACGTAGACGCGTGCGGTGCGCATACCGGACCGATCTTCCTTACCTATCGCTCTAATTCTGCGACCCGGCAAATGATCGCGAAAGCCCTGGAAAGTCCGGCATTGTATGACTTTGTAAGTGAAGATGGAATCCGGCATCAGGTGTGGAAGGTGGAGGACTCCAGGTGGCAGGAGGAGATGACGGAGCTGTTTTGCAGCATGGATAGCCTCTATGTGGCAGACGGGCATCACCGTGCAGCATCTGCCGTTAAAGTGGGCTTAAAGAGAAGAGCGGAGAATCCGGGATATACAGGAGAAGAGGAATTCAATTATTTTCTGTCTGTTCTTTTCCCGGCAGAGGAGTTAAGGATTTTTGATTATAACCGAATTGTACATAAAGTCGACCAGGAGCTGCTGCAAAAACTGCCGGAGATTTTGCAGGAAAAATTTCAGGTAGCATCTACAGGTGAGGAGATCGCGAGACCGCATGCAAAAGGCGAGATGGGAATGTATGTGGACGGTACCTGGTATCTGGTTACCGCAAAAGATGAGATAAGGTCTGAGGATCCGGTGGAAGGACTGGACGTATCTATTTTACAGAATGAAGTACTCAGGCCTCTTTTCGGTATTGAGGATCTGAGGACGGACCCCAGAATGCAGTTCGTGGGTGGAATCCGGGGACTTAAGTCTCTTGAGAATGCAGTGGATCAGGACCATAGCGCCGTAGCGTTTGCGATGTATCCCACATCTATGGAGGAATTGTTAAGCGTTGCCGATTGCGGAAAACTGATGCCCCCGAAATCGACATGGTTCGAGCCAAAGCTGCGAAGCGGTCTTTTCATTCATGAATTTTAGAGGAATCCTAAGAACTTCTTCAGAAGTTATGAAGATTTCATGAATTTCTTGACAAACTGAAATTTGAATACTATTATAGTCAGTAGTTGAGGAAAAGGCAGTGAGAAAGAGGAGTATGTATCAAGGTCCGAAGAAGAGAGAGCCGCTCAGGGGCTGAGAGGCGGCTTACGGGAAACGGGTACAGAAGGTAGCTTTTGAGCCGGGTATCTGAACAGGGCGGGTGACGAAGCGTTGCCATAACATTAGGATACCACGGAGTGGTTTACGTTATAGAACTATAAGTGCCATGAGTTTGAAAAGGCCAGATGTTGACAGACTATAAGGCAGGCAGTGAGAGAGCAACCGTTAGGAAGGCTCTTGGATAGATCTCATGGAATAAAGGTGGTACCACGTAAATTTACGCCCTTTACGTATTGTAAGGGGCGTCTTTTTTATTTCATAGGAAAGTGTGCTGCATTTTTCATTTATATTTACGTGTCACAAATCAAAAGAGAGTATAATTTGAGGAGGAAACGATGAGCAAGAATCTGGAAAAAACGTATAATCCAAAAGAAATTGAACCGAAACTTTATGAAAGATGGTGTGAGAAGAAATATTTTCACGCAGAGGTAGACCGAGACAGGAAACCATTTACCACTGTGATGCCGCCTCCGAACATTACCGGAAAGCTGCATATGGGGCATGCGCTTGATAACACCTTGCAGGATATCCTGATCCGCTATAAGAGAATGCAGGGATATAATGCACTCTGGATTCCGGGAACCGACCATGCGGCGATTTCCACCGAGGTCAAGGTCACCAATCAGCTCAAGGCAGAAGGCATTGACAAAAAGGAGCTTGGACGTGAGGGATTCCTTGAGAGGACCTGGCAGTGGAAGGAAGAGTACGCAGGAACGATTGAGAAGCAGCTTGAGAAGCTGGGGGTATCCTGCGACTGGGACAGAGAACGTTTCACTATGGACGAGGGCTGCTCGAAAGCGGTGGAAGAAGTGTTTATCCGCTTATATGAAAAAGGATACATTTATAAAGGCTCCCGTATCATCAACTGGTGTCCGGTATGTAAGACCTCCCTTTCCGATGCAGAGGTCGAGCATGAGGAGCAGGCAGGCCATTTCTGGCACATTAAGTACCCGATTATCGGGACGGACAAGTTTCTGGAGATTGCGACCACACGTCCGGAGACGATGCTGGGAGACACGGCCATCGCTGTGCACCCGGACGATGAGCGTTATACGGACATCGTAGGAAAGAAGGCGCTGCTTCCTCTGGTGGGAAGAGAGATTCCGATCGTGGCAGATGCTTATGTAGATAAAGAGTTCGGAACCGGTGCAGTAAAGATTACCCCGGCCCATGACCCGAATGACTTTGAAGTTGGAAAGCGTCACAATCTGCCGGAAATCAACATTATGAATGACGATGCTACCATCGTGGAAGGCTATGGCAAATATTCAGGCATGGAGCGCTACGAGGCAAGAGGGGCCATCGTAGAAGACTTAAAGGAGCAGGGCTACCTGGTTCGCATTGAAGAACATAGCCACAACGTAGGAACACATGACCGTTGCCACACCACCGTGGAACCGCTGATCAAGCAGCAGTGGTTCGTGAAGATGGACGAACTGGCAAAGCCGGCAATCGAGGCACTAAGGAAGGGCGAACTAAGATTTGTGCCGGAGCGTTTTGATAAGATATATCTGCACTGGCTGGAGAATATCCGCGACTGGTGTATTTCCCGTCAGATCTGGTGGGGACACCGGATTCCGGCATACTACTGTGACGAGTGCGGAAAGTTTGTAGTGGCAAGAGAGATGCCGGAGGTTTGCCCGCACTGTGGCTGCAAACATTTTACGCAGGACGAGGACACTCTGGATACCTGGTTCAGTTCCGCATTGTGGCCGTTCTCTACGCTTGGCTGGCCGGATCAGACCGAAGATCTGGATTATTTCTATCCGACAGATGTGTTGGTGACCGGATACGATATCATTTTCTTCTGGGTAATCCGTATGGTATTTTCCGGATATGCCCACACCGGCAAATCTCCGTTCCATACCGTACTGATCCACGGACTGGTGAGAGATTCCCAGGGCCGTAAGATGAGCAAATCTCTGGGAAATGGAATCGATCCGCTGGAGATCATCGACGAGTACGGAGCAGATGCGTTGCGTCTGACCCTGGTGACCGGTAATGCACCCGGAAATGATATGCGTTTCTACAATGAACGTGTAGAGGCAAGCCGGAATTTTGCAAACAAAGTATGGAATGCTTCCCGGTTTATCCTGATGAATATGGAGGATAAGGTAATCTCCAGACCGGACGAAAAAGATCTGGAACTGGCAGATAAGTGGATTCTCTCCAAGGTAAATACGCTTGCCAAAGACGTAACTGACAATATGGAGAAATTCGAGCTGGGAATTGCCGTACAGAAGGTGTATGATTTTATATGGGACGAATTCTGTGACTGGTATATTGAGCTGGTAAAATACAGGATCTACCATGCAAATGACAATTATAAGAGCGCGAATGCCGCACTTTGGACGCTTAGGACAGTTCTGGGGAATGCGCTTAAGATGCTGCACCCGTTCATGCCGTTCGTGACAGAGGAAATCTACGGTGCACTGGTACCGGAGGAAGAGTCACTGATGATGTCCGACTGGCCGCAGTATACGGAAGATTGGAACTATCCTGAGGCCGAGACGATCACGGACCATATGAAGGAAGTGATCCGTGGAGTCAGAAATGCCTGTGCTGAGATGAATGTACCGCCGAGCCGGAAGGCAAAAGTGTATGTGGTTACCGAGCGCGAGGATTTGCAGAAGGGGCTTGGTGTGCTTGCGCAGTCTGCGTGTCCGCTGATGAGCGCTTCGGAACTGGAGGTACAGGCAGATAAGAGCGGAATTGCCGGGGACGCGGTATCAATCGTAGTGCCGGACGCTTCCGTTTACGTTCCGCTGGAGGAGCTGATCGACTTCGAGCAGGAGATTGAGCGTCTGACAAAAGAGGAAGAAAAGCTGAAAAAAGAACTTGCACGTTCCCGGGGAATGCTGAGCAACGAAAAATTCTTAAGCAAGGCGCCGCAGGCTAAGGTGGAAGAAGAAAAAGCAAAACTGGAAAAATATGAACAGATGATGGCGCAGGTGAAAGACCGCCTTGCAAATTTGAGAAAGTAGTTATAGTATTAGGATTACGGGAGCACGAAATGCGGAGCAATTAGATAGCATAATGCAGGGTTACAGAACGATTGAGTAGTGTGAAATACGAGCAAAATTGGCATGTACCGGGATATTATATCCCGGTACATGTGAAAGTGAAAGAAATATAGCAAGATTCAGGCATAATTGAGAAGCAGATACGCAGTATAGTAAGGTGAAAAGGTTTCAGATAGTAGAGGTTGGCTTCATGAAAAAAATTCCGAAAATCCATTTGAAAAAACCGGACTTTAAAGGCGGTTTTGAAAAATTAAAAAATATAAAATTTACCGATGTTAAAGCGTACTGGAAGATGCGTCATGAGAGACGTGAGAAGATCATAGAAAAGCGCAGGAACAGTGCGTTTGCTAAAAAGATGGCGCCATATTATCAGATTATGAACAAGGTCTCTTTGCCACTTACAGCGATTTGGGCAATTCTGATCAATTATATTATCGAGGCGTTATCCCGGCATTCGCCGGTGGCGGCGTGGCAGTATATGACGGAGAGGCCGCTGGTATTTTTCTATAATGTCTTTATGATCTTTATGACATTTTCTGTTGTATACCTGGTGCGCCGGAGGGTGTTTACCCGAATTATTATCAGTGTTGTGTGGCTGGCTCTGGGCGTATGTAATGGAGTCATGCTGCTCAAACGTGTGACGCCGTTTAATGCGCAGGACCTTAAGACATTTAAAGAGGGCTTGTCGCTGTTTACCAACTATTTCTCCGTGACGGAGCTTGTGATGATGGGAATCGGCGTACCGGCTGTCATCATCTGGGCGATTGCCATGTGGAGGCGCGGCGGACAGTTCCAGGGGAAGATGCACCGTCTGATCGCACTTGTAGGTGTGGCGCTTAGCTTTGGAGCCTATACGATACTGACGAACCTCGCAATAGAGAATCGTGTTGTGTCCACCTATTTTGGAAATATTGCGTTTGCCTATGAGGATTACGGGCTGCCCTATTGTTTTGCAGCCAGTCTTTTTAATACGGGAATTTCTCAGCCGAATGATTACAATGAGGCGACCATAGACAAGATCAGCAAGGACGGAGAGATCACTGAGAGCAAGGCAGATACGGACCAGATGCCGAACGTGGTATTCGTTCAGCTGGAGTCGTTTTTCGATACGACAGAGTTTGAGGCGCTAAAGACTTCCGAGGACCCGCTCCCGAATTTGAGGAAGATGTTCAAAGAATATTCTTCCGGGTACTTTAAAGTACCCTCTGTGGGCGCGGGAACGGCAAATACGGAGTTTGAGGTGCTTACGGGAATGAATCTGCGCTATTTTGGGCCGGGAGAATATCCTTATAAGACGGTTCTTAAGAACCAGACGGCAGAGAGTGCCGCGACGGCGTTTGCAGCGTTTGGTTACGGAACACATGCGCTGCACAATAATGGCGGTAATTTTTACAGCCGTGCCAAGGTATTTAACAATATTGGCTTTGACACCTTTACCAGTAAGGAATTCATGAATATTCTGCAAACGACGGAAAATGGGTGGGCGAAAGATGACATTTTGCTGACGCATATTAACGATGCACTGGATTCTACCGAGCAGCAGGATTTCATTTTCACGATCAGTGTGCAGGGACATGGAAATTATCCGGAGACGAAGCTGATTGAGAATCCGCGGATCACGGCGACAGGGCTCACGGACGATGCGAAAAATAATGCCTGGGAATACTATGTGAATCAGGTGTATGAGATGGACGAGTTCGCCGGCAACCTGGTGAAGCTCATGGAAGAAAGAGGAGAACCGGCGGTAGTCGTATTTTACGGCGACCATCTTCCCACGATGGGACTTGAGGCCAGAGATCTGAAGAGCCGTTATCTTTATAACACTAACTATGTGATCTGGGATAATATAGGGCTTAAGAAACAGGACAGAAATATTCCGGCTTATCAGATCATGGCAGATGTGATGGAACGGCTGGGACTTCATTCCGGCACGGTATTCAATTATCATCAGTCGCGGAGACAGACGAAGGATTATCTGCTGGATCTGGAATTACTACAGTATGATATCCTTTATGGAAAACAGTTTGTGTATGATGGGGAGCCGCCGATCACGGAGGGTCACATGGAAATGGGAATCCGTGATGTGACGCTCACGGACATTCATGCGAATCTTGACGAGACTTACAGCCTGTACGGAACGAATTTTACAAAATGGAGTAAGGTTTATATAAACGGGGAGAAGCAAAAGGGCACCTTCCTTAACAATACCCGTATTGAGCTTTCGGAGAGCAAGCTGGAAGACGGCGATGTGATCACGGTAAGCCAGGTGGGATCAAGCAATACCATTTTCCGCACATCGAAAGAGTACGTGTATCTGGACGGAGAGATTCAGGAGTATACTGATGAATTAAAGGAAGCGCTGGAGAATCCCAAGACGCCTGAGGAGGAGACAGAGGGCGAAGGTGAGGACTTAGGGGAAGACAGCCAGGAGACAGAAGGAACCACGGACGGACGTGACGATACGAAAGAGCAGTAGAATTGAGGGAGAACATTGCAGTATGAGGAAGCAGTCCGCTATATAGAGGACATACCGAAATTTACGGAAAAGCACACATTTGAACACACAAGAGAATTTATGAGAAGGTTGGGGAATCCCTGCCGCACGAAGAAGGTCCTTCATGTGGCGGGAACCAACGGAAAGGGAAGCGTCTGCGCATATATGCAGGCGATTCTTCTTTGTTGCTCTGCATGCCTAAGTGAACGTCCAGTGGACGTTCATCTCGGCAGCCAAGCATACCTAAGTGAAGGTCCGGTGGACCTTCATCTCGGCGGCCAGACAGATTCAAGTGGGGGAGTTGGTCTATTTACCTCTCCGCATTTGGTGAAGCTTAATGAGCGTATCCGAATCAACGGTACGGAGATTTCAGATGAAGATTTTTTGAAGGTATTTGAGAAAGTTCTAAGTGTAGTACATGAGATGGAAGCAGACGGAATCGCACACCCGTCCTATTTCGAGTTTCTCTATGGCATGGGAATGACCGCCTTTGAACGGGCCGGCGTGGAGTATGTGATTTTGGAGACAGGGCTTGGCGGAAGGCTTGATGCGACGAATTCCTTTGAGACACCGCTGGTTTCCGTGATCACGTCCATAGGACTTGACCACACGGCGATTCTCGGGGATACGATATCCCAGATTGCGGCAGAAAAAGCCGGGATTATCCGGCGCGGAGTTCCAGTCATTTATGACGGAAGTGTGCCCGAAGCTGCGGCTGTCATTCGACAAACGGCGGAGAAAGTGGGCGCACCTTGTAGAGAAGTCGCAAATTGCGCGTTCAAAATTCTGGAAATTACGGAGAAAGATATTGCTTTTTCTCTGGTGAATGAGTATGATAATAATACCGTGTGGAGGGTAAGAGGGACGGGCGTTTATCAAGCGATGAACGCCACGCTTGCCATCACGGCGATGAAAGAGATATTTGGACATGCCCGGGAAGGGGAAATTTCCGGCAGAATAGACGACGTAAGATGGAGCAAAGCACTCTCTGAGGTGACCTGGCCCGGAAGAATGGAGGAAGTGCTGCCCGGGGTGATCCTGGACGGAGCTCACAATCTTGCTGCCGTTCGCAAATTTGTAGAGAGTGTGAGAGCACAGGACGCGCTAAGCACAGCAGAAGGGCAGGAGAGGACTGGAAATGCCACGGACGCCAAAAAGAGAGTGATCTTGTTTTCCGCGGTTGCGGAGAAGGATTACCGCCACATGATAGAGGAGCTGCTTACGGGCGTGCCTGCCGATGCCTATGTGGTGACGGGAATCCAGGATAAAAGAGGAGCCGGAATCAGTGATCTGGCCGCAGTATTTGCACGGTATACCAAAAGTCCAATCTATCCGGTGGCAGATCTTTCGCAGGCGTTTGATAGAGCGATGGAAGAAAAGGGAGAGGACGGAAGACTGTATTGTCTCGGTTCTTTGTATCTGATTGGAGAGTTAAAAGCGTTAATAGGAGGCAGACATGCTTGATTTTGAAGAAGAACTTAAAAAGTTCAAGCCAAGTTTGGAAGTAGAAGATATTGAGAAGGCAGTGTATGAGGAAGATCTGACCGATATGACGGATATTTTCCGCGAGATGCTGGAGAAAACGAAATAGGGTGCGGCAGAAACAGCAGCCGTTTTAGATAGATAAGGGAGAGTTCAATGGAGTATACGGAAAAACTCGCGTACCAGTCGAATTACTGGTATAATGACGGGCTGAAGAAGGCGAATATCCGGGATTTATCCGGCGCGATCGTATCCCTTCGGAAGAGCCTGCAATTTAACAGGGAGAATGTTATGGCGAGGAACCTTCTGGGACTTGTGTACTACGGACGGGGAGAAGTCGTGGAAGCGCTGGTGGAATGGATCATCAGCAAGAATTTCAAGTCCTATGAGAATATTGCCAATTACTATATCAAAAAGGTGCAGGAGACGCCGAGTGAATTAGAGACGATCAACCAGGCAATACATAAGTATAATCAGTGTCTGGTATATTGTCGGCAGAACGGGGAGGATCTGGCGATTATCCAGCTTAAGAAGGTTATCACGGCGCACCCCGGTTTTTTGAAAGCGCATCAGCTTCTGGCGCTTTTGTATTTGCAGACGGAGCAGTACGCAAAGGCGAGACAGATCTTGAGGCGCGCCCATAAGATGGACATCACCAATGAGATCACGCTGAACTATATGCATGAGCTTAGTAAGCTCCGAAGCCAGAAAGTGGCGAAGCTAAAGGAAGAAAAAGGGCAGCATACGGTCAGCTATACCCTGGGAAATGAGACGATTATCCAGCCGGTATCCGCAAGTCTTAAGGACAATGCGGCGATGCTGACGATCGTCAATATCGCGATCGGTATCGCGGTAGGCGCCGCCGTTGTGTGGTTTCTGATCGCACCGGCCGTGAGTCAGAAGGAGTCGCAGGTGGCGAATAAGAGCGTGATTGCTCTAAGCGAGCAGCTTGCCGCCAGGGATACGCAGATTGATGCGCTGAAAAAAGAACTGGAAGGGTACCGTTCCACGAGTGACGAGGCGGAAAGCGCGATTCAGACAGCGGGTTCCATTCAGGAGAGCTATGAAGCCCTTCTTAAGGTTTCCCAACAGTTTGACGGGGGCAACACCAGCAATGCGGACATGCTGGAGGGACTCCTTACCGTGAATCCGGAAGCGCTGGGAGAGCAGGCGAAGGCGATTTATGACGAGATAGCCGGCGAGTTGTTCCCGGTGATGTGTAAACGTCTTTACGCCCAGGCGAAGGAAAGTATGTCAGAGAATGATTATGCGGCCGCCGTGACGGCTCTTGAGAAAGTCGTGCGAATGGACGAGGGCTATGAGGAAGGAGAAGCATTGAAGCTGTTGGCTGATGCTTACGCAGGGAAAAATGATGCGGAGAATGCCAAGGCGACGTATGAGAAGGTCGTGCAGAATTACGCCGGAACGCAGGCGGCGGCAGACGCCCAGAAAGCATTGAGCGGTGTGAACCCTGCCGGAGATCAGAAAAGTGGAGATGAGCAAGGCCAGGATAACGGCGACCGGGGAAACGATGAGGAAAACCAGGAATAGGCGGCTGTAAAAGGGCTTCCGGGAATACAAGAATATGAAAAAGGTGAATCATGATACGAATGAGAAGGATATGCAGAATATGCATGTCCTTTTTTATTTCATAGGAAAGTGCTTAGCATTTTCCTATAAAATAAAACGCACTTCGTGCGACAATGTACAGCTGCGGGAAGGAAATTGCTGCTACGCAGCCCGCTCGCGCACGAAGAATGTGCGTGCGCACATTCTATTTTGTTGCCAAGCATACCTGAGTGAACGTCCGGTGGACCTTCATCTCGGTTGCCAAGCATACCTAAGTGAAGGTCCGGTGGACCTTCATCTCGGTATTCAAAAAATATATACCCAGAATAAGGAGGAGTTACAGATGGATTATCAGGTGGAGGAG of Roseburia hominis contains these proteins:
- a CDS encoding tetratricopeptide repeat protein; translated protein: MEYTEKLAYQSNYWYNDGLKKANIRDLSGAIVSLRKSLQFNRENVMARNLLGLVYYGRGEVVEALVEWIISKNFKSYENIANYYIKKVQETPSELETINQAIHKYNQCLVYCRQNGEDLAIIQLKKVITAHPGFLKAHQLLALLYLQTEQYAKARQILRRAHKMDITNEITLNYMHELSKLRSQKVAKLKEEKGQHTVSYTLGNETIIQPVSASLKDNAAMLTIVNIAIGIAVGAAVVWFLIAPAVSQKESQVANKSVIALSEQLAARDTQIDALKKELEGYRSTSDEAESAIQTAGSIQESYEALLKVSQQFDGGNTSNADMLEGLLTVNPEALGEQAKAIYDEIAGELFPVMCKRLYAQAKESMSENDYAAAVTALEKVVRMDEGYEEGEALKLLADAYAGKNDAENAKATYEKVVQNYAGTQAAADAQKALSGVNPAGDQKSGDEQGQDNGDRGNDEENQE
- a CDS encoding folylpolyglutamate synthase/dihydrofolate synthase family protein, yielding MQYEEAVRYIEDIPKFTEKHTFEHTREFMRRLGNPCRTKKVLHVAGTNGKGSVCAYMQAILLCCSACLSERPVDVHLGSQAYLSEGPVDLHLGGQTDSSGGVGLFTSPHLVKLNERIRINGTEISDEDFLKVFEKVLSVVHEMEADGIAHPSYFEFLYGMGMTAFERAGVEYVILETGLGGRLDATNSFETPLVSVITSIGLDHTAILGDTISQIAAEKAGIIRRGVPVIYDGSVPEAAAVIRQTAEKVGAPCREVANCAFKILEITEKDIAFSLVNEYDNNTVWRVRGTGVYQAMNATLAITAMKEIFGHAREGEISGRIDDVRWSKALSEVTWPGRMEEVLPGVILDGAHNLAAVRKFVESVRAQDALSTAEGQERTGNATDAKKRVILFSAVAEKDYRHMIEELLTGVPADAYVVTGIQDKRGAGISDLAAVFARYTKSPIYPVADLSQAFDRAMEEKGEDGRLYCLGSLYLIGELKALIGGRHA